Proteins encoded by one window of Hylaeus volcanicus isolate JK05 chromosome 7, UHH_iyHylVolc1.0_haploid, whole genome shotgun sequence:
- the LOC128879456 gene encoding protein BCL9 homolog isoform X2, with the protein MKTEKKPSEPSCVPTTVVKEEPDTDPVKIKEEGTGSNNDDTTGEDTTECTRDPCLDPSNGDGTLPGENQNSNANQPILNSVKQEGDHNNPADDLPDCSGNVITADGIQPLVSNVLGKQMGTSTGSGEAQYMQQQSQIFVFSTTLANKGADAVLQGQYPSIIAYHCAQPGTKKYLEKHPNKVNQFRQNPAQWLNNLAMMKQKGHQGGANNTFPTEQPPDLPALDPNAPPFWNEQPNLRNINGGNSLGNSEPSLDDANIDVPCLVPSSPGNPANPQPPSSTAMGHSPNLLGGTTSPGPGSLQPSLQGVKVPDENLTPQQRQHREVQLATIRKMQMMLFPEHKEEPTNPLDATQGTAVSSCPPTNVPSVVPTQCPPTMDWHKLQHQFLDGKNKASVGSPGAGVPLRGAGMVGVPRSQGPPPPYHQTTRSASVPIAIQSPNPSSPNNPTSNLSLPSPRASSALNSPADCNRQFQLSNQRSSHLPGQSPTSQDSPNPTVGNASAVSTTRLNHSNPGTPVSHSHISTLSPSGPATQKDSSLDYPPSQPPNAQQKQQHTGAVNAAGVKEANLMPVPSPQQIQYLNTFEGQELTIQKQPNTSLKDGNLSTNAGSNTEIPNRILPGSLDSSNQFPARSEGASPVQMDSMNRGFTGSLHSPHTPHTPHTPGNGAPHTPVDSGKPGNKSSASAQSSPASHSTNMPDSMGPPRTVPASPTMKPDTSPPSIKESQQQQTQSQQQQQQQQQQQQQQQQQQQQQQQQQQQQQQQQQQQQQQQQSSVVNPNNSGNPTVVPSLGPGASFPCGRPSINVSQPSDNVPLNPNNIGGRLGSLTAMSTNHFDPITSLAQMSQQLTNTAASNSLGNEGPIHTGNTGMMQFGNPHGMHMMQMSAEMNGSCHMGGPSSEPGEVGGMCMGLAGPPTSYSPTTSHTGSPGVPSKMGHPIMGHGMMTGHSGNAGGAYPGGDPHAPPPRLMTGHLTGPSPYNGANVQVKPSAPNTIQYLPARPNVGHTPRGPPSLDFLQRFTNPLSNLESKMATPSVNLQYFPNGCVPNSMGPHGGMPSNMSGGLPGMGGSPRMDGQSMNPSVGVHPSMRPVGNMRPQPNLMRMQHMVGGGVFPGSSMDPDKVFPPDMVSQVPNQPNPGMYVSGSKGSPMGLGPPPEATQPLPPSMGGATSNFKNSPFVGSGPSMSDPNYAQQFHNFQQQLYATGTRGSGPPHPNLHPPPNSHSHQQFFMPK; encoded by the exons atgaaaacagaaaagaagCCCAGCGAACCGAGTTGCGTGCCTACCACTGTTGTCAAAGAAGAGCCCGATACGGATCCGGTGAAGATCAAGGAGGAAGGTACCGGAAGTAACAATGATGATACCACTGGTGAGGATACAACCGAGTGCACCAGGGATCCCTGCCTGGATCCTTCCAACGGAGACGGTACGCTGCCAGGGGAAAATCAAAACAGTAACGCGAACCAACCGATTCTGAACTCTGTGAAGCAAGAAGGAGATCATAACAATCCCGCGGACGATTTACCTG ATTGTAGTGGCAACGTAATAACCGCGGATGGAATTCAGCCATTAGTTAGTAATGTTCTCGGCAAACAAATGGGAACTAGTACAGGAAGCGGCGAAGCTCAATACATGCAACAACAGAGTcagatttttgtattttctacgACGTTAGCAAACAAAGGCGCGGATGCAGTGTTGCAAGGGCAATACCCGTCGATTATTGCTTATCATTGCGCGCAACCGGGCACTAAGAAATATTTAGAG AAACATCCGAATAAAGTGAACCAGTTTCGTCAAAATCCCGCGCAATGGTTGAATAATCTCGCGATGATGAAACAGAAAGGTCATCAAGGAGGCGCGAATAATACCTTTCCGACCGAACAACCACCCGATCTACCAGCTTTGGACCCCAACGCTCCTCCATTCTGGAACGAACAACCCAATTTGAGGAATATAAACGGCGGTAACTCTCTCGGTAACTCCGAACCGTCGCTAGACGATGCAAATATAGACGTGCCTTGCCTTGTACCGAGCTCACCTGGTAATCCAG CAAATCCACAGCCTCCTAGTAGTACCGCGATGGGTCACAGTCCCAATTTATTAGGAGGCACCACCAGCCCAGGTCCAGGCAGTTTGCAACCGTCGCTGCAAGGCGTCAAAGTCCCCGACGAAAATCTAACCCCGCAACAAAGACAACATAGAGAAGTTCAATTAGCGACCATAAGGAAAATGCAAATGATGTTGTTTCCTGAACACAAAGAAGAACCTACCAACCCGTTGGACGCGACGCAAGGGACAGCGGTGTCCTCCTGTCCTCCGACAAACGTTCCTTCGGTTGTACCAACTCAGTGCCCTCCGACCATGGATTGGCATAAATTACAGCATCAATTTTTAGATGGAAAGAACAAG GCCAGCGTAGGAAGTCCCGGTGCCGGCGTTCCGTTACGCGGCGCCGGTATGGTCGGAGTTCCGCGTAGTCAAGGACCACCGCCGCCGTATCATCAAACGACCCGATCCGCGAGCGTGCCAATCGCGATACAAAGTCCGAATCCATCCTCGCCTAACAACCCGACTAGCAATTTGTCGTTACCGTCGCCTCGCGCGAGTTCGGCGCTGAACTCGCCCGCGGACTGCAACAGACAATTTCAACTCAGCAATCAGAGATCGAGTCATCTACCAGGACAGAGTCCGACCAGTCAAGATTCCCCGAATCCAACGGTCGGAAACGCGTCGGCCGTGTCTACGACGAGACTGAACCACAGCAACCCCGGCACGCCGGTCTCACACTCGCACATCTCGACGCTCAGTCCCAGCGGACCGGCTACTCAAAAGGATTCTTCTTTGGACTACCCTCCCAGTCAACCACCGAACG CCCAGCAAAAGCAACAGCATACCGGAGCTGTGAACGCGGCAGGCGTGAAAGAAGCAAACCTGATGCCGGTGCCGAGTCCTCAACAGATCCAGTATCTCAACACGTTCGAAGGCCAGGAATTGACTATACAAAAGCAGCCCAATACGAGTCTAAAGGATGGCAACTTGTCCAC GAACGCTGGCAGCAACACGGAGATACCCAACAGAATTCTGCCAGGAAGCTTGGACAGCAGCAATCAGTTTCCAGCTAGGTCGGAGGGTGCGAGTCCGGTTCAGATGGACAGCATGAACCGTGGCTTTACAGGTTCGTTGCACAGTCCGCATACTCCTCACACGCCGCACACGCCCGGCAATGGAGCTCCGCACACTCCGGTGGATTCCGGTAAACCTGGGAATAAATCAAGTGCGAGTGCGCAAAGTAGTCCCGCGTCGCATAGTACGAACATGCCAGATAGTATGGGTCCTCCGAGAACAGTGCCAGCGTCACCTACTATGAAACCTGATACGTCTCCGCCGTCGATAAAGGAAAGTCAACAGCAGCAAACTCAATCtcaacagcaacagcagcagcaacagcagcagcagcagcagcaacaacaacaacaacaacagcagcaacagcagcagcagcaacaacaacagcagcagcaacagcaacagcaacaacaacagtcATCCGTAGTGAATCCAAATAATTCCGGAAACCCAACGGTAGTACCTTCGTTAGGTCCAGGCGCCTCCTTCCCCTGCGGTAGGCCATCCATAAACGTGAGTCAACCTTCAGACAATGTGCCTCTTAATCCCAACAATATCGGAGGGCGACTCGGCAGTTTGACCGCCATGAGTACAAATCACTTTGATCCCATAACTTCCTTGGCTCAGATGAGCCAGCAGCTGACCAACACGGCGGCCAGCAATTCGTTGGGCAACGAGGGACCCATCCACACTGGGAACACCGGGATGATGCAATTCGGCAACCCCCACGGGATGCACATGATGCAAATGAGCGCCGAGATGAACGGAAGCTGTCACATGGGCGGTCCGAGCAGCGAGCCGGGCGAAGTGGGAGGGATGTGCATGGGCCTAGCGGGACCACCGACCAGCTACAGTCCCACGACGTCTCACACGGGGAGCCCCGGCGTGCCTAGTAAAATGGGGCATCCAATTATGGGCCACGGTATGATGACCGGCCATTCGGGTAACGCCGGCGGTGCGTACCCGGGTGGCGATCCTCACGCGCCACCGCCGAGATTAATGACGGGACATCTAACCGGTCCCAGCCCGTACAACGGGGCGAACGTTCAAGTGAAACCCAGCGCCCCGAACACGATACAATACTTGCCAGCGAGGCCGAACGTCGGGCACACGCCCAGAGGGCCGCCCAGCCTGGACTTCCTTCAACGATTCACGAATCCCTTGTCTAATTTAGAGTCGAAGATGGCCACACCCTCTGTAAATCTTCAGTACTTCCCGAACGGTTGCGTACCAAATAGCATGGGCCCTCACGGCGGCATGCCGTCGAACATGAGCGGCGGGCTACCCGGGATGGGCGGCTCGCCGAGGATGGACGGGCAATCGATGAACCCGTCGGTCGGCGTGCATCCGTCTATGAGACCGGTAGGCAACATGAGACCGCAGCCTAATTTGATGCGAATGCAGCACATGGTTGGCGGCGGCGTCTTTCCAGGCAGCTCGATGGATCCAGATAAAGTCTTCCCGCCCGACATGGTGTCGCAGGTGCCCAACCAACCCAACCCCGGCATGTACGTGTCCGGCAGCAAAGGGAGCCCGATGGGCCTCGGTCCCCCTCCCGAGGCGACTCAACCGCTACCGCCGAGCATGGGTGGTGCTACTAGTAATTTCAAAAACAGCCCGTTCGTCGGTAGCGGGCCAAGCATGTCGGACCCGAACTACGCTCAACAATTCCACAACTTCCAGCAACAACTGTACGCCACTGGGACGAGGGGTAGCGGGCCGCCACATCCTAATTTACATCCGCCGCCGAACTCGCATTCGCACCAGCAGTTCTTCATGCCCAAATAA
- the LOC128879456 gene encoding protein BCL9 homolog isoform X1 has translation MKTEKKPSEPSCVPTTVVKEEPDTDPVKIKEEGTGSNNDDTTGEDTTECTRDPCLDPSNGDGTLPGENQNSNANQPILNSVKQEGDHNNPADDLPDCSGNVITADGIQPLVSNVLGKQMGTSTGSGEAQYMQQQSQIFVFSTTLANKGADAVLQGQYPSIIAYHCAQPGTKKYLEKHPNKVNQFRQNPAQWLNNLAMMKQKGHQGGANNTFPTEQPPDLPALDPNAPPFWNEQPNLRNINGGNSLGNSEPSLDDANIDVPCLVPSSPGNPANPQPPSSTAMGHSPNLLGGTTSPGPGSLQPSLQGVKVPDENLTPQQRQHREVQLATIRKMQMMLFPEHKEEPTNPLDATQGTAVSSCPPTNVPSVVPTQCPPTMDWHKLQHQFLDGKNKASVGSPGAGVPLRGAGMVGVPRSQGPPPPYHQTTRSASVPIAIQSPNPSSPNNPTSNLSLPSPRASSALNSPADCNRQFQLSNQRSSHLPGQSPTSQDSPNPTVGNASAVSTTRLNHSNPGTPVSHSHISTLSPSGPATQKDSSLDYPPSQPPNVDGMFCRTLQSLAQQKQQHTGAVNAAGVKEANLMPVPSPQQIQYLNTFEGQELTIQKQPNTSLKDGNLSTNAGSNTEIPNRILPGSLDSSNQFPARSEGASPVQMDSMNRGFTGSLHSPHTPHTPHTPGNGAPHTPVDSGKPGNKSSASAQSSPASHSTNMPDSMGPPRTVPASPTMKPDTSPPSIKESQQQQTQSQQQQQQQQQQQQQQQQQQQQQQQQQQQQQQQQQQQQQQQQSSVVNPNNSGNPTVVPSLGPGASFPCGRPSINVSQPSDNVPLNPNNIGGRLGSLTAMSTNHFDPITSLAQMSQQLTNTAASNSLGNEGPIHTGNTGMMQFGNPHGMHMMQMSAEMNGSCHMGGPSSEPGEVGGMCMGLAGPPTSYSPTTSHTGSPGVPSKMGHPIMGHGMMTGHSGNAGGAYPGGDPHAPPPRLMTGHLTGPSPYNGANVQVKPSAPNTIQYLPARPNVGHTPRGPPSLDFLQRFTNPLSNLESKMATPSVNLQYFPNGCVPNSMGPHGGMPSNMSGGLPGMGGSPRMDGQSMNPSVGVHPSMRPVGNMRPQPNLMRMQHMVGGGVFPGSSMDPDKVFPPDMVSQVPNQPNPGMYVSGSKGSPMGLGPPPEATQPLPPSMGGATSNFKNSPFVGSGPSMSDPNYAQQFHNFQQQLYATGTRGSGPPHPNLHPPPNSHSHQQFFMPK, from the exons atgaaaacagaaaagaagCCCAGCGAACCGAGTTGCGTGCCTACCACTGTTGTCAAAGAAGAGCCCGATACGGATCCGGTGAAGATCAAGGAGGAAGGTACCGGAAGTAACAATGATGATACCACTGGTGAGGATACAACCGAGTGCACCAGGGATCCCTGCCTGGATCCTTCCAACGGAGACGGTACGCTGCCAGGGGAAAATCAAAACAGTAACGCGAACCAACCGATTCTGAACTCTGTGAAGCAAGAAGGAGATCATAACAATCCCGCGGACGATTTACCTG ATTGTAGTGGCAACGTAATAACCGCGGATGGAATTCAGCCATTAGTTAGTAATGTTCTCGGCAAACAAATGGGAACTAGTACAGGAAGCGGCGAAGCTCAATACATGCAACAACAGAGTcagatttttgtattttctacgACGTTAGCAAACAAAGGCGCGGATGCAGTGTTGCAAGGGCAATACCCGTCGATTATTGCTTATCATTGCGCGCAACCGGGCACTAAGAAATATTTAGAG AAACATCCGAATAAAGTGAACCAGTTTCGTCAAAATCCCGCGCAATGGTTGAATAATCTCGCGATGATGAAACAGAAAGGTCATCAAGGAGGCGCGAATAATACCTTTCCGACCGAACAACCACCCGATCTACCAGCTTTGGACCCCAACGCTCCTCCATTCTGGAACGAACAACCCAATTTGAGGAATATAAACGGCGGTAACTCTCTCGGTAACTCCGAACCGTCGCTAGACGATGCAAATATAGACGTGCCTTGCCTTGTACCGAGCTCACCTGGTAATCCAG CAAATCCACAGCCTCCTAGTAGTACCGCGATGGGTCACAGTCCCAATTTATTAGGAGGCACCACCAGCCCAGGTCCAGGCAGTTTGCAACCGTCGCTGCAAGGCGTCAAAGTCCCCGACGAAAATCTAACCCCGCAACAAAGACAACATAGAGAAGTTCAATTAGCGACCATAAGGAAAATGCAAATGATGTTGTTTCCTGAACACAAAGAAGAACCTACCAACCCGTTGGACGCGACGCAAGGGACAGCGGTGTCCTCCTGTCCTCCGACAAACGTTCCTTCGGTTGTACCAACTCAGTGCCCTCCGACCATGGATTGGCATAAATTACAGCATCAATTTTTAGATGGAAAGAACAAG GCCAGCGTAGGAAGTCCCGGTGCCGGCGTTCCGTTACGCGGCGCCGGTATGGTCGGAGTTCCGCGTAGTCAAGGACCACCGCCGCCGTATCATCAAACGACCCGATCCGCGAGCGTGCCAATCGCGATACAAAGTCCGAATCCATCCTCGCCTAACAACCCGACTAGCAATTTGTCGTTACCGTCGCCTCGCGCGAGTTCGGCGCTGAACTCGCCCGCGGACTGCAACAGACAATTTCAACTCAGCAATCAGAGATCGAGTCATCTACCAGGACAGAGTCCGACCAGTCAAGATTCCCCGAATCCAACGGTCGGAAACGCGTCGGCCGTGTCTACGACGAGACTGAACCACAGCAACCCCGGCACGCCGGTCTCACACTCGCACATCTCGACGCTCAGTCCCAGCGGACCGGCTACTCAAAAGGATTCTTCTTTGGACTACCCTCCCAGTCAACCACCGAACG TGGATGGTATGTTTTGCCGCACGCTGCAATCCTTAGCCCAGCAAAAGCAACAGCATACCGGAGCTGTGAACGCGGCAGGCGTGAAAGAAGCAAACCTGATGCCGGTGCCGAGTCCTCAACAGATCCAGTATCTCAACACGTTCGAAGGCCAGGAATTGACTATACAAAAGCAGCCCAATACGAGTCTAAAGGATGGCAACTTGTCCAC GAACGCTGGCAGCAACACGGAGATACCCAACAGAATTCTGCCAGGAAGCTTGGACAGCAGCAATCAGTTTCCAGCTAGGTCGGAGGGTGCGAGTCCGGTTCAGATGGACAGCATGAACCGTGGCTTTACAGGTTCGTTGCACAGTCCGCATACTCCTCACACGCCGCACACGCCCGGCAATGGAGCTCCGCACACTCCGGTGGATTCCGGTAAACCTGGGAATAAATCAAGTGCGAGTGCGCAAAGTAGTCCCGCGTCGCATAGTACGAACATGCCAGATAGTATGGGTCCTCCGAGAACAGTGCCAGCGTCACCTACTATGAAACCTGATACGTCTCCGCCGTCGATAAAGGAAAGTCAACAGCAGCAAACTCAATCtcaacagcaacagcagcagcaacagcagcagcagcagcagcaacaacaacaacaacaacagcagcaacagcagcagcagcaacaacaacagcagcagcaacagcaacagcaacaacaacagtcATCCGTAGTGAATCCAAATAATTCCGGAAACCCAACGGTAGTACCTTCGTTAGGTCCAGGCGCCTCCTTCCCCTGCGGTAGGCCATCCATAAACGTGAGTCAACCTTCAGACAATGTGCCTCTTAATCCCAACAATATCGGAGGGCGACTCGGCAGTTTGACCGCCATGAGTACAAATCACTTTGATCCCATAACTTCCTTGGCTCAGATGAGCCAGCAGCTGACCAACACGGCGGCCAGCAATTCGTTGGGCAACGAGGGACCCATCCACACTGGGAACACCGGGATGATGCAATTCGGCAACCCCCACGGGATGCACATGATGCAAATGAGCGCCGAGATGAACGGAAGCTGTCACATGGGCGGTCCGAGCAGCGAGCCGGGCGAAGTGGGAGGGATGTGCATGGGCCTAGCGGGACCACCGACCAGCTACAGTCCCACGACGTCTCACACGGGGAGCCCCGGCGTGCCTAGTAAAATGGGGCATCCAATTATGGGCCACGGTATGATGACCGGCCATTCGGGTAACGCCGGCGGTGCGTACCCGGGTGGCGATCCTCACGCGCCACCGCCGAGATTAATGACGGGACATCTAACCGGTCCCAGCCCGTACAACGGGGCGAACGTTCAAGTGAAACCCAGCGCCCCGAACACGATACAATACTTGCCAGCGAGGCCGAACGTCGGGCACACGCCCAGAGGGCCGCCCAGCCTGGACTTCCTTCAACGATTCACGAATCCCTTGTCTAATTTAGAGTCGAAGATGGCCACACCCTCTGTAAATCTTCAGTACTTCCCGAACGGTTGCGTACCAAATAGCATGGGCCCTCACGGCGGCATGCCGTCGAACATGAGCGGCGGGCTACCCGGGATGGGCGGCTCGCCGAGGATGGACGGGCAATCGATGAACCCGTCGGTCGGCGTGCATCCGTCTATGAGACCGGTAGGCAACATGAGACCGCAGCCTAATTTGATGCGAATGCAGCACATGGTTGGCGGCGGCGTCTTTCCAGGCAGCTCGATGGATCCAGATAAAGTCTTCCCGCCCGACATGGTGTCGCAGGTGCCCAACCAACCCAACCCCGGCATGTACGTGTCCGGCAGCAAAGGGAGCCCGATGGGCCTCGGTCCCCCTCCCGAGGCGACTCAACCGCTACCGCCGAGCATGGGTGGTGCTACTAGTAATTTCAAAAACAGCCCGTTCGTCGGTAGCGGGCCAAGCATGTCGGACCCGAACTACGCTCAACAATTCCACAACTTCCAGCAACAACTGTACGCCACTGGGACGAGGGGTAGCGGGCCGCCACATCCTAATTTACATCCGCCGCCGAACTCGCATTCGCACCAGCAGTTCTTCATGCCCAAATAA
- the LOC128879457 gene encoding zinc finger Ran-binding domain-containing protein 2-like isoform X1: protein MDNSKVDEDSQRSVNDGDWICPDSQCANVNFARRNSCNRCGKDRGECPKKKKLGQEIGKAAAEKSRGLFSADDWQCSKCGNVNWARRQQCNMCNAPKFGEIEERTGYGGGYNDRGVVEYKERRDDDDEYDEFGRRRKKRRLENRSDDDSKDSRYSSPPRNKSKDEDERDAVVEEERHEENAEVEEEEGDAEGEEAVDEEEEEEEEEEDEEDEEDGDLSKYDLSEWDDFALKKNTNGSTASSEEQSRDRDDWRDSGTSSH, encoded by the exons ATGGATAATAGTAAAGTAGACGAGGATAGTCAACGTAGCGTTAATGACGGGGACTGGATTTGCCCCGATTCTCA GTGTGCCAATGTAAATTTTGCAAGACGAAATTCTTGTAATCGATGCGGAAAAG ACAGAGGAGAATGTcctaagaaaaagaaattaggaCAAGAAATTGGAAAAGCGGCAGCGGAAAAAAGTAGGGGATTGTTCAG TGCCGACGATTGGCAATGTAGCAAGTGTGGAAACGTGAACTGGGCGCGCAGACAGCAATGTAACATGTGTAACGCGCCCAAGTTCGGGGAAATCGAGGAACGTACAGGGTACGGAGGAGGATACAACGACCGAGGGGTAGTcgaatataaagaaagaagagacgacgacgacgagtaCGACGAATTCGGACGCCGCAGGAAGAAACGGAGACTCGAAAATCGCTCGGACGACGATTCCAAAGACTCTAGGTATAGCAGTCCGCCGCGTAACAAATCGAAAGACGAGGACGAAAGGGACGCGGTTGTCGAAGAGGAGAGACACGaggaaaat GCGgaagtagaagaagaagaaggcgATGCAGAAGGTGAAGAGGCGGtggacgaggaggaggaggaggaggaggaggaagaggacgagGAGGACGAAGAAGACGGGGACTTATCCAAATACGATCTTAGCGAGTGGGACGATTTTgcgctaaagaaaaa TACAAATGGGAGCACTGCGTCCTCGGAAGAGCAATCAAG AGATAGAGACGACTGGCGCGATTCGGGAACATCCAGTCATTGA
- the LOC128879457 gene encoding zinc finger Ran-binding domain-containing protein 2-like isoform X2, with translation MDNSKVDEDSQRSVNDGDWICPDSQCANVNFARRNSCNRCGKDRGECPKKKKLGQEIGKAAAEKSRGLFSADDWQCSKCGNVNWARRQQCNMCNAPKFGEIEERTGYGGGYNDRGVVEYKERRDDDDEYDEFGRRRKKRRLENRSDDDSKDSRYSSPPRNKSKDEDERDAVVEEERHEENAEVEEEEGDAEGEEAVDEEEEEEEEEEDEEDEEDGDLSKYDLSEWDDFALKKNTNGSTASSEEQSR, from the exons ATGGATAATAGTAAAGTAGACGAGGATAGTCAACGTAGCGTTAATGACGGGGACTGGATTTGCCCCGATTCTCA GTGTGCCAATGTAAATTTTGCAAGACGAAATTCTTGTAATCGATGCGGAAAAG ACAGAGGAGAATGTcctaagaaaaagaaattaggaCAAGAAATTGGAAAAGCGGCAGCGGAAAAAAGTAGGGGATTGTTCAG TGCCGACGATTGGCAATGTAGCAAGTGTGGAAACGTGAACTGGGCGCGCAGACAGCAATGTAACATGTGTAACGCGCCCAAGTTCGGGGAAATCGAGGAACGTACAGGGTACGGAGGAGGATACAACGACCGAGGGGTAGTcgaatataaagaaagaagagacgacgacgacgagtaCGACGAATTCGGACGCCGCAGGAAGAAACGGAGACTCGAAAATCGCTCGGACGACGATTCCAAAGACTCTAGGTATAGCAGTCCGCCGCGTAACAAATCGAAAGACGAGGACGAAAGGGACGCGGTTGTCGAAGAGGAGAGACACGaggaaaat GCGgaagtagaagaagaagaaggcgATGCAGAAGGTGAAGAGGCGGtggacgaggaggaggaggaggaggaggaggaagaggacgagGAGGACGAAGAAGACGGGGACTTATCCAAATACGATCTTAGCGAGTGGGACGATTTTgcgctaaagaaaaa TACAAATGGGAGCACTGCGTCCTCGGAAGAGCAATCAAG GTGA
- the LOC128879457 gene encoding zinc finger Ran-binding domain-containing protein 2-like isoform X3, protein MDNSKVDEDSQRSVNDGDWICPDSQCANVNFARRNSCNRCGKDRGECPKKKKLGQEIGKAAAEKSRGLFSADDWQCSKCGNVNWARRQQCNMCNAPKFGEIEERTGYGGGYNDRGVVEYKERRDDDDEYDEFGRRRKKRRLENRSDDDSKDSRYSSPPRNKSKDEDERDAVVEEERHEENAEVEEEEGDAEGEEAVDEEEEEEEEEEDEEDEEDGDLSKYDLSEWDDFALKKK, encoded by the exons ATGGATAATAGTAAAGTAGACGAGGATAGTCAACGTAGCGTTAATGACGGGGACTGGATTTGCCCCGATTCTCA GTGTGCCAATGTAAATTTTGCAAGACGAAATTCTTGTAATCGATGCGGAAAAG ACAGAGGAGAATGTcctaagaaaaagaaattaggaCAAGAAATTGGAAAAGCGGCAGCGGAAAAAAGTAGGGGATTGTTCAG TGCCGACGATTGGCAATGTAGCAAGTGTGGAAACGTGAACTGGGCGCGCAGACAGCAATGTAACATGTGTAACGCGCCCAAGTTCGGGGAAATCGAGGAACGTACAGGGTACGGAGGAGGATACAACGACCGAGGGGTAGTcgaatataaagaaagaagagacgacgacgacgagtaCGACGAATTCGGACGCCGCAGGAAGAAACGGAGACTCGAAAATCGCTCGGACGACGATTCCAAAGACTCTAGGTATAGCAGTCCGCCGCGTAACAAATCGAAAGACGAGGACGAAAGGGACGCGGTTGTCGAAGAGGAGAGACACGaggaaaat GCGgaagtagaagaagaagaaggcgATGCAGAAGGTGAAGAGGCGGtggacgaggaggaggaggaggaggaggaggaagaggacgagGAGGACGAAGAAGACGGGGACTTATCCAAATACGATCTTAGCGAGTGGGACGATTTTgcgctaaagaaaaa GTGA